A genomic region of candidate division WOR-3 bacterium contains the following coding sequences:
- a CDS encoding bifunctional response regulator/alkaline phosphatase family protein has protein sequence MKILWIDDEIELLKPFIYLLNQEGYEVKTATSGEDGIRLASREVFDLIFLDEIMPGVDGLEVLRRIKLDNPQQLVVMVTKSEEEALMKQAYSGWVDDYITKPFSFNQILSVLNRILKRRHLIEEKMAEDYASQFNVLAEPEDYNGWIEYYRNLVSWDLRFLEYGSKELKEIHNERKRSANAGFTKYIVHNYPDFIKGRGPILSNSLFKTVVFPTLQEGSLFFVIFDSMRLDQYLKLQPYLRDFFEINTQYYFSILPSATPYSRNSIFAGLLPLEILQGYPQYWLFEEKGQNRFEKELFTELLKRNSLKINFNFYKLSTIEEIERNVSKIAQDRSDITIVIINFFDLLLHSIPGRGDMKGLLDDERILLNLLSYWFPVSPLFELFKAIATKKRRIILTSDHGFIHVRRPTVVYGGREISPNLRYKYGPALRVDEKTALVLNNPGAFYLPAEDASVRFIIAKEDYYFIYPTKPTEYEREFKYTFQHGGISLEEMILPIGFLLPR, from the coding sequence ATGAAAATATTATGGATTGATGATGAGATTGAACTTTTAAAACCTTTTATCTATTTGCTCAATCAAGAGGGCTATGAGGTGAAGACCGCAACCAGCGGTGAGGATGGTATCCGATTAGCCAGTCGCGAGGTTTTTGATCTCATCTTTCTTGACGAAATAATGCCCGGGGTAGACGGTTTAGAGGTTCTGCGAAGAATAAAACTTGATAATCCCCAGCAACTGGTGGTGATGGTCACCAAAAGCGAAGAAGAGGCATTGATGAAACAGGCATACAGCGGCTGGGTTGATGATTACATAACCAAACCCTTCAGTTTTAATCAAATTCTTTCGGTGTTGAACCGGATCCTTAAAAGACGCCACTTGATTGAAGAAAAAATGGCGGAAGATTATGCGAGTCAATTTAATGTCCTTGCTGAGCCCGAAGATTATAATGGTTGGATTGAGTATTATCGCAATTTGGTATCCTGGGATTTGCGGTTTCTGGAATACGGGAGCAAGGAGTTGAAGGAGATTCATAATGAACGAAAGCGGAGCGCCAATGCGGGTTTTACCAAGTATATCGTCCACAACTATCCAGATTTTATTAAAGGTCGCGGCCCGATTCTCTCTAACAGCCTGTTTAAGACCGTGGTTTTCCCCACACTCCAGGAAGGGAGCTTGTTTTTTGTGATATTTGATTCCATGCGTCTTGATCAGTATTTAAAGCTCCAGCCTTACTTGCGTGATTTCTTTGAAATAAATACTCAATATTATTTTTCCATTCTCCCGTCTGCCACACCCTATTCCCGCAATAGTATATTCGCCGGGCTTTTACCCCTGGAGATTTTACAAGGGTATCCCCAATACTGGTTGTTTGAAGAGAAAGGGCAGAACCGGTTCGAAAAAGAGTTGTTTACAGAATTGCTGAAACGAAATAGTCTGAAAATAAATTTCAACTTTTATAAATTGTCGACCATTGAAGAAATCGAGAGGAATGTTTCTAAAATCGCTCAGGACCGGAGTGATATTACCATCGTGATAATTAACTTTTTTGATCTTTTGCTCCATTCTATTCCAGGTCGGGGTGATATGAAAGGATTGCTTGATGATGAACGGATCTTACTCAATCTTTTAAGTTACTGGTTTCCTGTTTCACCGCTTTTTGAACTATTCAAAGCCATTGCTACTAAAAAACGGCGGATCATTCTCACCAGCGACCACGGTTTTATTCATGTGCGCCGACCCACGGTGGTTTATGGAGGCCGGGAAATTTCTCCCAATCTACGTTATAAATACGGTCCCGCACTCCGGGTGGATGAAAAAACCGCTCTGGTTTTGAATAATCCCGGAGCATTTTATCTGCCCGCCGAAGATGCCTCGGTTCGGTTTATAATCGCCAAAGAAGATTACTATTTTATTTACCCTACCAAACCCACGGAATATGAGCGGGAATTCAAGTATACTTTTCAGCATGGAGGTATCTCACTGGAGGAGATGATTCTGCCGATAGGCTTTTTGCTACCCCGATGA
- a CDS encoding Hsp20/alpha crystallin family protein, protein MKNTRARGMEKLEVAEIKVVLRSLDESIEESESVELINWEPSYDLYIVDETIFISIELPGVELKDITINVGQNYMIVSGVKRPLIVRQPGYRNVVFHNLEISYGRFFRRIDFPLPVEAKDGDYKLERGVLTIKFPVLKEHIIPIEEA, encoded by the coding sequence ATGAAAAATACCCGAGCGCGCGGCATGGAAAAACTGGAGGTTGCTGAAATAAAAGTGGTATTGAGGTCATTGGATGAAAGCATCGAAGAATCTGAGAGTGTGGAGCTGATTAACTGGGAACCATCTTACGACTTATATATAGTGGATGAAACAATTTTCATCAGCATTGAACTACCGGGTGTGGAATTAAAAGATATCACCATCAATGTCGGTCAGAATTACATGATCGTGTCGGGCGTCAAACGTCCTTTGATTGTAAGACAACCTGGATATCGGAATGTAGTTTTTCACAACCTGGAAATTTCCTACGGTCGGTTTTTCCGGCGGATTGATTTTCCATTACCGGTGGAGGCAAAAGACGGGGATTATAAGTTAGAAAGAGGCGTTTTGACGATAAAATTTCCGGTGTTAAAAGAACATATCATACCTATTGAGGAGGCTTAA
- the lon gene encoding endopeptidase La, translating to MEEKEITIPEELGIIPIKGGVIFPDQMVPLIIQTPKLAKLIDEILTTNKLAGAITQRNPDVEEPKPEEIYQVGCVIQITKMLRFPDGTIRLLVRGLKRFRVLEFTQVEPYLKAKIQLYPDGYKKTMSIEALMRNVVTMFQQLVSLAPYLPDELGAIVLNIDDPDRLINFVTGYTNLEVSEKQAILEIADPKDRFLKLIPLLQKEISILELGAKIRSQVKSEFDKGQKEFYLREQLKAIQRELGETDEHTREIEELRKKIQEAKMPENVEKVALKELDRLAKMPPQAAEYTVSRTYLDWLISLPWSVATEDNHDLARAKRILDEDHYNLEKVKERILEYLAVKKLKPDSKGTILCFIGPPGVGKTSLGRSIARALGRKFVRISLGGIRDEAEIRGHRRTYIGALPGRIIQSIKTCGSKNPVFMLDEIDKIGTDFRGDPSSALLEVLDPEQNYAFSDHYLEVPFDLSNVMFIATGNLIDPIIPALKDRMEIIELPGYILEEKVEIAKKYLIPRQIAECGLKPENIQFEESAIKMIINNYTKEAGVRNLEREIGSICRKVARRFAEGKKKPVRIDEKNLVEFLGPPKIFSEVAARKGEVGLATGLAWTPTGGEIIFIESLKVRGKKGLILTGLLGDVMKESCQAAVSYLKTKFEKWGIKENLDEYDLHIHIPSGAIPKDGPSAGLAVIVALSSLFRNQPVDPKIAFTGEITLTGRVLPVGGIKEKVIAAKRAGIDTIFLPEENKKDLLEIPAHVKKGLTFKFVKKIDQALNEVFKDHQKMKS from the coding sequence ATGGAGGAAAAAGAGATAACAATTCCTGAGGAACTGGGTATTATTCCGATAAAAGGGGGCGTAATATTCCCGGATCAGATGGTCCCTTTAATCATCCAGACTCCCAAACTTGCAAAATTGATCGATGAAATACTCACCACCAATAAGCTGGCGGGTGCGATCACCCAGCGTAATCCCGATGTGGAGGAACCCAAGCCTGAAGAGATTTATCAGGTAGGTTGCGTCATTCAGATTACCAAGATGTTGCGATTCCCGGATGGGACGATTAGGCTTTTGGTGCGGGGATTGAAGCGTTTTCGTGTTTTAGAATTTACCCAAGTCGAACCCTACTTGAAGGCGAAGATTCAACTTTATCCTGACGGCTACAAGAAGACCATGTCGATTGAGGCTCTGATGCGAAATGTCGTGACCATGTTTCAACAACTCGTTTCTTTGGCACCCTATCTACCAGATGAGCTGGGTGCAATCGTTTTGAATATCGATGATCCGGACCGCCTGATAAATTTTGTCACCGGTTATACCAATCTGGAGGTTAGTGAAAAACAGGCAATACTGGAGATCGCTGACCCCAAAGATCGATTTTTGAAACTGATCCCCCTTTTACAAAAAGAAATAAGCATTCTCGAGTTAGGTGCCAAGATCCGTTCCCAGGTGAAGAGTGAGTTTGATAAAGGTCAGAAAGAGTTTTATCTTCGGGAACAGTTAAAAGCGATTCAACGGGAATTGGGCGAGACCGATGAACATACCCGAGAGATTGAAGAATTGAGGAAGAAGATTCAAGAAGCCAAGATGCCTGAGAATGTAGAGAAGGTGGCGTTAAAAGAACTCGACCGCCTCGCTAAGATGCCACCCCAGGCTGCCGAGTATACGGTTTCCCGTACCTACTTGGACTGGTTGATCTCCTTACCATGGTCGGTGGCTACCGAGGATAATCATGATCTGGCAAGGGCAAAGAGGATTTTGGATGAAGATCACTACAATTTAGAAAAAGTAAAAGAGCGTATTCTGGAATACCTGGCGGTGAAAAAATTAAAACCCGATTCTAAAGGAACGATTCTCTGTTTTATCGGTCCACCTGGAGTGGGCAAGACTTCCCTGGGCAGGTCCATTGCCCGGGCATTGGGCCGGAAGTTTGTGAGGATATCCCTGGGAGGTATCAGGGATGAGGCGGAGATCCGGGGACACCGGAGGACATATATTGGTGCATTGCCGGGCCGGATCATCCAGTCCATTAAGACCTGTGGTTCTAAAAATCCGGTGTTTATGCTCGACGAGATTGATAAGATTGGTACGGATTTTCGGGGGGATCCATCTAGTGCCCTTTTAGAGGTTCTGGATCCAGAACAAAATTATGCCTTTTCCGACCATTATTTGGAGGTTCCATTTGATTTATCAAATGTGATGTTCATAGCTACTGGCAATCTCATTGATCCGATCATACCGGCGCTTAAAGACCGGATGGAGATTATTGAACTGCCAGGCTATATCCTTGAAGAAAAAGTTGAGATTGCCAAAAAATACTTAATCCCGCGGCAGATTGCCGAATGCGGACTGAAACCAGAGAATATCCAATTTGAAGAATCAGCAATAAAGATGATAATAAACAATTACACCAAAGAAGCCGGGGTACGAAACTTAGAACGGGAGATTGGTTCAATATGCCGTAAGGTGGCACGGCGGTTTGCGGAAGGTAAGAAAAAACCGGTCCGTATCGATGAAAAAAACCTCGTAGAATTCCTGGGTCCACCAAAGATATTCTCCGAAGTTGCAGCCCGGAAAGGAGAAGTAGGATTGGCAACCGGGCTTGCCTGGACACCAACCGGCGGAGAGATTATCTTCATTGAATCGTTGAAAGTCCGGGGTAAAAAAGGATTGATTCTTACCGGGTTACTCGGGGATGTGATGAAAGAATCCTGTCAAGCCGCGGTTTCCTATCTGAAAACCAAATTTGAAAAATGGGGTATAAAAGAAAATTTAGATGAATACGATTTGCATATTCACATTCCTTCCGGTGCTATTCCCAAGGATGGTCCTTCAGCTGGATTGGCGGTGATTGTGGCACTAAGTTCTCTTTTTAGAAACCAGCCAGTGGATCCCAAGATTGCCTTCACCGGTGAGATCACCCTCACCGGCCGGGTGCTTCCGGTAGGCGGTATTAAAGAAAAGGTAATCGCAGCAAAGCGGGCAGGCATTGATACAATCTTCTTGCCCGAAGAAAATAAAAAAGATTTACTGGAAATACCCGCACATGTGAAAAAGGGATTGACCTTTAAATTTGTTAAAAAGATTGATCAGGCACTGAACGAAGTTTTTAAAGACCACCAAAAAATGAAATCCTGA
- a CDS encoding GWxTD domain-containing protein, with protein MLLLLLTTIKWQAAYLPFDDSTYILNLCLEIPPQILRFTNLDSVAMATYEIQLLVFDRKGNQLTGEYWYREKERTTENLYDSLKIRIPARSKKFQLKILDLQGSELLNVKENINLLSYIANIRSRLLGDTLWVTFTILNQQGNAEWMLVEFHGMKKTELLEKGIYDDTVGFYVAPLSNGNYELHLQVKKGEGNLENTVIPVVIDRPFYLDDKTWYLKVAQLEYIATPGEMDQLRKARIEERDSLWRTFWKQYDPTPNTEYNEKEAEYFERIAYAEEHFSFGDKGWRSDRGRIYVKYGPPDEIQSRPYELSTKPYEIWFYYRLNLKFIFYDRHGFGEYILINPHGERI; from the coding sequence ATGTTGCTGCTGTTATTGACGACCATAAAATGGCAAGCGGCTTATCTTCCTTTTGATGATTCTACTTACATCTTAAATCTTTGCTTAGAAATCCCACCCCAAATTTTACGATTTACCAATCTGGATTCGGTAGCGATGGCAACCTATGAAATCCAACTTTTGGTATTCGATCGAAAGGGTAATCAGCTCACCGGGGAGTACTGGTATCGGGAAAAAGAAAGGACGACCGAAAATTTATATGATTCGTTAAAAATCCGGATTCCCGCACGTTCAAAAAAGTTTCAGCTAAAGATTCTGGATTTGCAAGGATCCGAGTTATTGAATGTAAAAGAAAATATTAACCTTTTAAGTTATATCGCGAATATCCGTTCCCGGCTGCTCGGGGATACACTTTGGGTAACTTTCACCATTCTCAATCAGCAAGGCAATGCTGAGTGGATGCTGGTTGAGTTTCATGGAATGAAGAAGACTGAATTGCTGGAAAAGGGAATTTATGATGATACAGTGGGATTTTATGTTGCACCACTATCCAATGGGAATTATGAATTACACCTCCAGGTGAAAAAAGGGGAAGGTAATCTTGAAAATACGGTGATCCCGGTGGTGATCGATCGGCCGTTCTATCTGGATGATAAGACCTGGTATCTGAAAGTCGCTCAACTGGAGTATATCGCTACACCTGGAGAAATGGATCAGCTGAGAAAAGCCCGCATAGAGGAGCGTGATTCGCTGTGGCGGACTTTCTGGAAGCAGTACGACCCAACGCCGAATACCGAATATAATGAAAAAGAAGCCGAATATTTTGAACGCATTGCCTATGCCGAGGAACATTTTTCTTTTGGGGATAAGGGGTGGCGGAGCGACCGGGGTCGGATATATGTTAAATACGGTCCACCCGATGAGATTCAATCCCGTCCTTATGAACTTTCCACCAAGCCTTATGAAATCTGGTTCTACTATCGATTGAATTTGAAGTTTATTTTCTATGACCGTCATGGATTCGGTGAGTATATTCTTATCAACCCCCATGGAGAAAGAATATGA
- a CDS encoding GWxTD domain-containing protein, giving the protein MNLLVSLFSTINFFVQPVLYHTPLTTMDSSGAETRIENIFYLEFNCAIPYNELFYREIGGKIIADCGVKLKIVNRRLADSLLDSLSYQFTIPSFSQAAKEQMVFYLQFGRYLTQGEYDWSVTVSCQDKYGKVQGRRAISELDYLMSDILLAQSITQDTTGGFLTKGNLRVVPNPSGIFESKAKNLFIYYELYNIKIAGDSLRVTYLITDSHKKTVRKITRYVAKKFSRQALNLGINIEALKPDSYQLTVMVDDSVNSRHLAKQVDFQIQEAKVQPLEITTEDLPYYEAIEYFVSPQEYKHFQGLDGEGKKLYLKKFWQKHNYQEIAQRYEYADAHFQEGYLAGSKTDRGRIYIKYGPPDEVDNKQFEEAKPYEYWQYYNGLEFIFVDVRGTQEYILVWTNAPDEKSKPGLYRYLPVFKRREIGEDKE; this is encoded by the coding sequence ATGAATTTGCTGGTGAGTCTATTCAGCACCATTAATTTTTTTGTCCAGCCGGTATTGTATCACACCCCATTGACGACGATGGATTCCTCAGGTGCTGAAACCCGGATCGAAAATATATTTTATCTGGAGTTCAACTGTGCCATTCCTTATAATGAACTTTTTTATCGTGAAATTGGGGGCAAAATAATTGCTGATTGTGGAGTAAAATTGAAGATAGTTAACCGGAGACTGGCTGATTCGCTTTTGGACTCTTTAAGTTATCAATTCACCATTCCCTCTTTTTCCCAAGCGGCTAAGGAGCAGATGGTATTCTATCTCCAGTTTGGCCGGTATCTTACCCAGGGCGAATATGACTGGTCAGTCACCGTTAGTTGCCAGGATAAATACGGTAAGGTCCAAGGAAGGCGAGCGATTTCGGAATTGGATTATCTGATGAGCGATATCCTGTTAGCCCAATCGATTACTCAGGATACTACCGGCGGTTTTTTGACCAAGGGTAATCTGCGCGTGGTACCTAATCCATCAGGAATTTTTGAGTCAAAAGCGAAAAATCTTTTTATTTACTACGAACTATACAATATTAAAATTGCTGGAGACAGTTTGCGGGTGACTTATCTTATCACCGACTCCCACAAAAAAACCGTAAGGAAAATAACCAGGTATGTCGCAAAAAAGTTTTCCCGACAGGCGTTGAATTTGGGGATAAATATTGAAGCGTTGAAGCCCGATTCTTATCAACTTACTGTCATGGTGGACGATTCCGTAAACTCCCGGCATCTTGCCAAACAAGTAGATTTTCAAATCCAGGAGGCAAAAGTCCAACCGCTGGAGATAACTACCGAAGATTTGCCTTATTACGAGGCGATTGAGTATTTTGTCAGTCCGCAAGAATATAAGCACTTTCAGGGTTTGGATGGAGAGGGAAAGAAATTGTATCTGAAGAAATTCTGGCAGAAACATAACTATCAAGAGATAGCCCAAAGGTATGAATATGCGGACGCACATTTTCAGGAGGGATATTTGGCTGGCTCCAAAACCGACCGCGGGCGAATTTACATAAAATACGGACCACCGGATGAGGTGGATAATAAACAATTTGAAGAAGCCAAGCCTTATGAATACTGGCAGTATTACAACGGCTTGGAGTTTATCTTTGTTGATGTCCGGGGAACGCAGGAGTATATTCTGGTCTGGACGAATGCCCCAGATGAAAAATCCAAACCCGGACTATATCGGTATTTGCCAGTTTTTAAAAGGCGGGAAATAGGTGAAGATAAGGAGTGA
- a CDS encoding NYN domain-containing protein, with amino-acid sequence METNAFREEITEILNKKSSVLFQLLDDIKSLLNKNIEWSIKLHDEVRLLRTLLASSTLTKKENIAIFVDSQNLYYSAKMSYGAKVNYEKLLRLITGDRNLVKAYAYIVQPPEGDVKPFATSLEHIGYIVKIKDVRTRADGSAKANWDMGIALDILGMIDYVDTIVLASGDGDFVPLVEFVKNRHKRVEIFSFPENTAYDLKEKADRFEPLDERVIL; translated from the coding sequence ATGGAAACGAATGCCTTTAGAGAGGAAATAACCGAAATCTTAAATAAAAAATCGTCTGTATTATTTCAGCTCCTGGATGATATCAAATCTTTGCTCAACAAAAATATTGAATGGAGTATAAAACTTCACGATGAGGTCCGTTTGCTCCGCACCCTGTTGGCGTCTTCTACACTTACCAAGAAAGAAAACATCGCCATATTCGTTGATTCGCAGAATCTCTACTATTCGGCTAAGATGAGTTACGGGGCAAAAGTCAATTATGAAAAATTATTGCGTCTTATCACCGGCGACCGCAATCTGGTTAAGGCGTACGCCTATATCGTCCAGCCCCCTGAAGGAGATGTAAAACCTTTTGCTACGAGCCTTGAACATATCGGATATATCGTAAAAATAAAAGATGTGCGAACCCGGGCGGATGGTTCGGCAAAGGCTAACTGGGATATGGGGATTGCACTTGATATTCTGGGAATGATCGATTACGTTGATACTATTGTACTTGCCTCAGGTGATGGTGATTTTGTTCCACTTGTAGAATTTGTGAAAAACCGTCATAAACGAGTGGAGATATTTTCATTCCCGGAAAATACCGCTTATGATTTAAAAGAAAAAGCCGATCGATTTGAACCCCTTGATGAGCGGGTGATATTGTAG
- a CDS encoding histidinol-phosphatase — protein MIDYHIHSQHSIDAEGTLREYCESALKLGLKEICFTNHCELDPLRDDNLVRINGTVRPLSREAFSQLQEEIFELSEEYTKKGLNIRFGMEVGFFKGIEKRLNEILDGLELDYLLAGVHCLEHICIDSSKECHNYFQTHSVEKLLEDYFSTMELLVRTRLFDAIAHFDVYKKYGWNFYGDKIKNFDQDRVYGLFKLMAEYEIGLEINTAGLRRHNEFYPAPEFVKLAKDAGIEVITIGSDAHRTADLGKGIAEALQYAKTWGFDRVYKFKGRCRLPLDIL, from the coding sequence ATGATTGATTATCATATCCATAGCCAGCACTCAATTGATGCGGAAGGAACTCTACGCGAATATTGTGAATCTGCATTGAAACTGGGCTTGAAAGAGATTTGCTTTACCAATCACTGTGAACTGGATCCTTTAAGGGATGATAATCTGGTAAGGATTAATGGAACAGTGCGACCGTTAAGCCGAGAGGCGTTCAGTCAATTGCAAGAAGAAATTTTTGAACTCAGTGAAGAATACACAAAAAAGGGTCTCAATATCCGATTTGGAATGGAGGTTGGTTTCTTCAAAGGGATTGAAAAAAGGTTAAATGAGATACTTGATGGATTGGAACTCGATTACCTCCTTGCCGGAGTCCATTGCCTTGAGCATATCTGTATTGATAGTTCTAAGGAATGTCATAATTATTTTCAAACCCATTCCGTGGAAAAACTCCTTGAAGATTATTTTTCAACCATGGAATTGCTCGTCCGCACCCGCTTATTTGATGCGATTGCCCATTTTGATGTGTACAAAAAATATGGATGGAATTTCTATGGTGATAAGATTAAAAATTTTGATCAGGACCGGGTTTATGGACTTTTTAAACTCATGGCAGAGTATGAGATCGGGTTGGAGATAAATACCGCGGGTCTGCGCCGGCATAATGAGTTCTATCCTGCACCCGAATTTGTTAAACTGGCTAAAGATGCGGGGATAGAGGTCATTACCATTGGTTCTGATGCTCACCGGACCGCAGATCTGGGAAAAGGGATAGCTGAGGCACTCCAATATGCCAAGACATGGGGATTTGACCGGGTTTATAAGTTTAAAGGACGGTGTCGATTACCCCTTGACATTCTTTGA